The sequence AACAATATTTACTCCCTTTTTATAACGCGCGATATTTGCAAGTTCCCCTGCTGTTTGTATAACAAGTTCTCTTGTGGGACATAAAACTATTCCCGCAAGTGTTTTATCTTCTTCATCTATTGATTCAATCAAAGGGATACCGAATGCACAGGTTTTGCCTGTTCCTGTAGGTGCCTGAACTATAACATCATTACCCTCTAAAATAGGGTTTATTGCTTCTTCCTGCACCTTTGTAAGTTCGGTAAAACCCATTTTTTCAACACCTTGTAAAATCAGGGGCGATACATTTAAATCTTTAAATTCTTTTATTTCCATAACTATCCTTATTTCGGTAATTTTATTGTTTTATTCTTTTTAGATTCTTTATATAGAACTATCTTTCTTCCTATAACCTGAACAGGCTCTGCACCTGTTAATTCAACAAGTTCATCACATACATCTCTTGCGGTTCTAAGACTGTTTTCAAGAACTGTTATTTTTATTATTTCATTAGCCTCCATCGCCTCTAAAAACATATTAACCTGATTTTCGGTTATTTCCCCTTTACCCACCTGATAACGGGCAGGAACAGAATTTGCAAGGCTTCTTAAATAGGCTCTTTGTCTGCTGTTTATCATTTTTTTACCCTCTTTTTAATTTTTTTCGTATCAGTATAACATATTTTATCAATTTGAGTCAACATAAATGTTGCTTTTTATAAATATAGATATATATATAACTAAAAATTTACAAGGAGTGATTATATGAGAACTCTTACTTTAAACGATAAAAACTATGATGTGTACTTAGCAAAACTTGCACTTTTTCGTGCTATTGGCTATGACGCAGATTTTTCAGACACATATAATGAAGAATTTGAAGAAACGGTAAGAGAATTTCAAAGGGCAAAAGATTTAAGAGTTGACGGAATTTTCGGCCCTGATACATGGCAGACTGCCTTACCCTTTTTATACGGTTTTACACTTCACACAGTAGAACAGGACGACACAGTATTTAACCTCTCGGAGTATTATTCAACCAGTGCCGATGCAATTATTAAGGCTAACCCTGACATAGATACAAAAAATCTTACAGTAGGAACACGCCTTGTTATTCCATACCTTTTTCCTCTTGTAACCGACAAAATTCCCTATTCTTCTGTTCTTACCCAATATATCCTTTACGGACTGGTTGCAAGGTATCCGTTTTTAGAACTTTCAAAAGCAGGAAATTCAGTTATGGGAAAGAGCATTTACACTGTTAAAATAGGCAGAGGGACAAACGAATATTTCTACAATGCATCCCACCATGCAAATGAATGGATAACTACCCCTCTTTTGCTTAAATTTATTGAAGAATATTC is a genomic window of Clostridia bacterium containing:
- a CDS encoding YhbY family RNA-binding protein, whose product is MINSRQRAYLRSLANSVPARYQVGKGEITENQVNMFLEAMEANEIIKITVLENSLRTARDVCDELVELTGAEPVQVIGRKIVLYKESKKNKTIKLPK